The Hymenobacter baengnokdamensis genome includes a region encoding these proteins:
- the deoC gene encoding deoxyribose-phosphate aldolase, giving the protein MNLAATFDHTLLRPDCTEAQITQLCQEARQYGFASACVPPCHVALAARELSGSGVAVCTVIGFPLGYSSSRVKFREAEIAMAEGATELDVVLNVSLLKSGQLDSVKAEIEDLADLADVHSSVLKVIIETALLTEQEMETAARLCAEAGAHFVKTSTGFASRGASVADVELLRRVLPAAVRIKASGGIRTRAQAEALLAAGADRLGTSNSLAILQEDESTPS; this is encoded by the coding sequence ATGAACCTCGCCGCTACCTTCGACCATACCCTGTTGCGGCCCGACTGCACCGAAGCGCAGATAACTCAGCTCTGCCAGGAGGCCCGGCAGTACGGCTTTGCCAGCGCCTGCGTGCCGCCGTGCCACGTGGCGCTGGCCGCCCGCGAGCTCAGCGGCTCGGGCGTGGCCGTGTGCACGGTTATTGGCTTTCCGCTGGGCTACAGCAGCAGCCGGGTGAAGTTTCGGGAAGCTGAAATTGCGATGGCCGAAGGTGCAACTGAGCTGGATGTGGTGCTGAATGTCTCGCTTCTGAAGTCGGGCCAGCTCGACTCGGTGAAGGCCGAAATTGAAGACCTGGCCGACCTGGCCGACGTGCACAGCTCGGTGCTCAAGGTCATTATCGAAACGGCCCTGCTTACCGAACAGGAGATGGAAACCGCTGCCCGGCTTTGTGCCGAGGCTGGCGCGCATTTTGTGAAAACCAGCACCGGCTTTGCCAGCCGGGGCGCCTCCGTGGCTGATGTGGAGCTGCTGCGCCGCGTGTTGCCGGCGGCGGTGCGCATCAAGGCCAGTGGGGGCATCCGCACGCGGGCGCAGGCCGAGGCGTTATTGGCCGCCGGGGCCGACCGGCTAGGTACTTCTAATAGTCTGGCAATTTTGCAGGAAGATGAATCTACGCCTTCGTAA
- a CDS encoding M20 metallopeptidase family protein, with product MKSDQSAQPGVQTIRARAAALAPELSALRRHLHAHPELSFQENETAAFVTSQLLAMGLQPYRVAGTGVVALIEGQPGGPVVALRGDMDALPIQELSEVPYKSANAGVMHACGHDVHTTCLLGAARLLSEQRAHFKGTVKLLFQPGEELLPGGASLMIKDGVLENPAPAEIIGQHVFPRLPVGQIGVRSGRYMASTDELYLKIKGKGGHGAMPELNLDPVLVAAHLIVAAQQIVSRRANPKLPSVLSFGKVIANGATNVIPDEVFIEGTFRTLDEQWRDEAHQHLRQLCEGLAASMGAVCELEIRRGYPCLDNNPAVTARVRAAAEHYLGAENVIELDQWLAAEDFAYFSQAAPACFYRLGTRAADGRFAASVHTPIFDIDEQALSIGAGLMAWVTLQELDLL from the coding sequence GTGAAATCCGACCAATCCGCCCAGCCTGGGGTTCAGACAATTCGGGCCCGCGCCGCTGCCCTGGCCCCCGAGCTATCGGCCCTGCGCCGCCACCTGCACGCTCACCCCGAGCTCTCGTTCCAGGAAAATGAAACGGCGGCCTTCGTTACCAGTCAGCTGCTGGCGATGGGGCTACAGCCCTACCGGGTGGCGGGTACGGGCGTAGTGGCGCTCATCGAAGGGCAGCCGGGCGGCCCGGTAGTGGCGTTGCGCGGCGATATGGATGCCCTGCCCATCCAGGAGCTGAGTGAGGTGCCGTATAAGTCGGCCAACGCCGGCGTGATGCACGCTTGCGGGCACGACGTGCACACCACCTGCCTGCTTGGGGCCGCCCGCCTGCTCAGCGAGCAGCGGGCTCACTTCAAAGGCACTGTAAAGCTGCTATTTCAGCCCGGTGAGGAGTTGCTGCCCGGCGGAGCCTCGCTGATGATAAAAGACGGCGTGCTCGAAAACCCCGCACCAGCTGAAATTATTGGCCAGCACGTATTTCCGCGCCTGCCGGTGGGGCAGATTGGCGTGCGCTCGGGCCGCTACATGGCCAGTACCGACGAGCTTTATCTGAAAATAAAGGGCAAAGGCGGTCACGGCGCCATGCCCGAGCTCAACCTCGACCCCGTGCTGGTAGCGGCTCACCTCATCGTGGCGGCCCAGCAGATTGTGAGCCGCCGCGCCAACCCCAAGCTGCCGTCGGTGCTGAGCTTCGGCAAAGTCATCGCCAACGGCGCTACCAACGTTATTCCCGACGAGGTATTTATCGAAGGCACGTTTCGTACCCTCGACGAGCAGTGGCGCGACGAAGCCCATCAGCACCTGCGGCAGCTGTGCGAAGGCCTCGCGGCCAGCATGGGTGCCGTGTGCGAGCTGGAAATCCGGCGCGGCTACCCCTGTCTCGACAATAACCCCGCCGTAACTGCCCGCGTGCGGGCTGCTGCCGAGCACTACCTGGGGGCCGAAAACGTGATTGAGCTCGACCAGTGGCTGGCCGCCGAAGACTTTGCCTACTTCTCGCAGGCTGCGCCGGCGTGCTTCTATCGCCTGGGTACCCGCGCCGCCGATGGCCGCTTTGCCGCTTCGGTGC